The Novosphingobium sp. G106 genome contains a region encoding:
- a CDS encoding AAA family ATPase, which translates to MPADVAGVRLQELAGERTLNPEQLSAAIQMVSSENRIVLVQGRAGAGKSTMLQPVAKAEALDAAARLLAVGGKKAMLLTADIKGDAKALAFQNKMVADLKADTGLEALTVHSFLFRNEKFLSGQASAGAFAARKAELRGTYLILDEASMISNEQMDKLTAVANLMEVGRLAIVGDHKQLSAIEAGKSFAVMQARTARDELPLTTVNTNMRQQTPLMRAVADLADAGQVRAAIELLGERVVQSDDRVLDAAQAWLALVPEDRATTTLLPSSREGRGRANEIIQDGLRSEGTLTGEGRVLTVREQVNVAHEELRYAHFWKDARILEVGDSRNGLGLDRGDYRIERIYANGRIGLRDDRGRRHRIDPAKIDPTNRRDGLQLSNDKSIRVHDGETIRWTANDRTREMWNATIARVEKVERDVVIVRLANGDQQTLSAGDPMLKRIDLAYAINTHMAQGITNETVFAVMGAAERNLSNARSFLVNLTRQKSDVRLFTDDAHKLARQLENNRGNKSSALETVGELRVEALLSGRGQAFHPGPLPDDLGMPGDKRNDDPLRSSSAASFSYQVAGKGADRAGAADRDHGRNDLGLGPDSRGAPTGPKTPSRDQPELDRSKGLEL; encoded by the coding sequence ATGCCGGCCGATGTCGCGGGCGTCCGACTTCAGGAGCTCGCCGGGGAGCGGACGCTCAATCCCGAGCAACTGTCGGCGGCGATCCAGATGGTGTCGTCTGAGAATCGGATCGTGCTCGTGCAGGGTCGTGCCGGTGCGGGCAAATCGACGATGCTCCAGCCCGTCGCGAAAGCCGAGGCGCTCGATGCCGCGGCGCGGCTACTGGCGGTGGGCGGGAAGAAGGCCATGCTGCTCACCGCAGATATCAAAGGCGATGCGAAAGCGCTCGCGTTCCAGAACAAGATGGTCGCCGATCTGAAGGCTGACACGGGCCTTGAGGCGCTGACGGTGCACAGCTTCCTATTCCGCAACGAGAAGTTCCTGAGCGGCCAGGCTTCCGCCGGCGCGTTTGCCGCGCGCAAGGCCGAACTCCGGGGCACCTATCTCATCTTGGACGAGGCCTCGATGATCTCGAACGAGCAGATGGACAAGCTCACTGCCGTTGCCAATCTCATGGAGGTCGGCCGCCTCGCCATCGTCGGCGACCACAAGCAGCTTTCGGCGATCGAGGCCGGCAAATCCTTCGCGGTCATGCAGGCGCGGACTGCGCGTGACGAACTGCCGCTCACCACCGTCAACACCAACATGCGCCAGCAGACCCCGCTGATGCGCGCCGTCGCCGATCTCGCCGATGCGGGGCAGGTGCGCGCGGCGATCGAGCTCCTGGGCGAACGCGTGGTTCAGTCCGATGATCGGGTGCTCGATGCTGCCCAAGCCTGGCTGGCGCTTGTCCCGGAAGATCGGGCGACGACGACGCTATTGCCGTCGAGCCGGGAAGGGCGGGGCCGCGCCAACGAGATCATCCAGGATGGGCTAAGATCAGAAGGAACGCTCACCGGTGAGGGCCGCGTGCTTACGGTGCGTGAGCAAGTCAACGTTGCCCACGAGGAGCTGCGCTATGCGCATTTCTGGAAGGACGCGCGCATTCTTGAGGTAGGGGATTCCCGGAATGGCCTGGGCCTGGATCGTGGCGATTACCGGATCGAGCGCATCTACGCGAACGGTAGGATTGGTCTTCGCGATGATCGCGGCCGGCGGCACCGCATCGATCCGGCCAAGATCGATCCCACAAACCGGCGTGATGGCTTGCAGCTCAGCAACGACAAGTCCATTCGCGTCCATGATGGCGAGACGATCCGTTGGACCGCGAACGACCGAACCCGCGAGATGTGGAACGCGACAATTGCGCGCGTGGAGAAGGTCGAACGCGATGTCGTGATCGTTCGTCTCGCCAATGGCGACCAGCAGACCCTGAGCGCCGGCGACCCCATGCTCAAACGAATCGATCTGGCCTACGCAATCAACACCCACATGGCGCAGGGCATCACCAACGAGACGGTGTTCGCCGTCATGGGCGCGGCCGAGCGCAATCTGTCGAACGCGCGATCGTTTCTCGTGAACCTGACGCGGCAGAAGTCCGACGTGAGGCTCTTCACTGACGACGCGCACAAGCTCGCCCGGCAGCTGGAGAACAACCGCGGAAACAAGTCGTCCGCGCTCGAGACCGTCGGCGAACTGCGGGTTGAAGCTCTGTTGTCGGGGCGCGGCCAGGCCTTCCATCCCGGGCCGCTGCCTGACGATCTCGGAATGCCGGGAGACAAGCGCAATGATGATCCGCTGCGATCAAGCTCCGCGGCTTCGTTTTCGTATCAGGTCGCCGGCAAGGGTGCCGACCGCGCCGGAGCAGCAGACCGTGACCATGGTCGTAACGATCTTGGCCTGGGGCCGGATAGTAGGGGAGCGCCCACCGGGCCGAAGACGCCGTCGCGCGATCAGCCGGAGCTCGATCGCTCGAAAGGGCTTGAGCTTTAG
- the mobF gene encoding MobF family relaxase: MTVSMGAVRSAGGAAKYFASDNYYTAQQSEAASEWYGGGAGELGLAGAVDRSDFENLLGGKLPGGKQVGEEENRAHGTDFTFSMPKSASLLAYVSGDKRLLAANMAAVKETMAWAEANLAEARIKKDGKAIPIRTGNLVYALFPHDTSRSLDPQAHIHAVVANLTRLPKQFRNPDRLGANGEVIRDDGWRAWHNGEMWKANAVLAAIYHSALRDKIEQLGYTTRLEGKHGAFEIVGVNREAIDGFSKRREDIKAKAEALGIKSREGLLEVTLRTRDPKLDAGDRTALGARWREEAKSYDYNGDKVYAASLDRSRERSGMIERGAIAVGAAVVDARTRLVDFLRRPHDPLVDQGLTRITLLPSTARTQFAVASAIRILAEREAAFRSNDVLKTALNLGLKGVTHEKVERRMAQLAEKGELIPEKSERYDRAIDLVTTREALRQERRILLAMDAGVGKARPPDAGRCRGRPTSGARRGADAQSRATVGGDPDGVV, translated from the coding sequence GTGACCGTATCCATGGGCGCCGTCCGCTCGGCGGGCGGCGCCGCCAAATACTTCGCCTCGGACAATTACTACACCGCCCAGCAGTCCGAGGCGGCGTCCGAATGGTATGGCGGCGGCGCCGGCGAACTCGGGCTCGCGGGCGCGGTCGACCGTTCGGATTTCGAGAACCTGCTCGGCGGCAAGCTCCCCGGCGGTAAGCAGGTCGGCGAGGAGGAAAACCGCGCGCACGGCACCGACTTTACCTTCTCGATGCCGAAATCGGCATCGCTGCTTGCCTATGTTTCTGGCGACAAGCGCCTGCTCGCGGCCAACATGGCCGCGGTCAAGGAGACCATGGCCTGGGCTGAGGCGAACCTCGCGGAGGCCCGGATCAAGAAGGACGGCAAAGCCATCCCGATCCGCACGGGCAATCTCGTCTATGCGCTGTTCCCCCACGATACGAGCCGCTCGCTCGATCCGCAGGCGCATATCCATGCCGTCGTCGCCAACCTGACTCGGCTGCCCAAGCAGTTCCGCAATCCTGACCGATTGGGGGCAAATGGAGAGGTCATTCGCGACGATGGCTGGCGGGCATGGCACAATGGCGAGATGTGGAAGGCCAACGCCGTGCTGGCCGCGATCTATCATTCGGCCCTGCGTGATAAGATCGAGCAGCTCGGCTACACCACCCGCCTCGAGGGCAAGCATGGCGCCTTCGAGATCGTCGGCGTGAACCGCGAGGCGATCGATGGGTTCTCGAAGCGCCGCGAGGACATCAAGGCCAAGGCCGAAGCGCTCGGCATCAAGTCGCGCGAGGGCCTGCTCGAAGTCACATTGCGCACGCGCGATCCCAAGCTCGATGCCGGCGATCGCACGGCGCTTGGCGCGCGCTGGCGCGAAGAGGCCAAGTCCTACGACTACAATGGTGACAAGGTCTATGCCGCGTCGCTCGACCGTTCGCGCGAGCGGAGCGGCATGATCGAACGCGGCGCGATCGCTGTCGGCGCGGCCGTCGTTGATGCCCGGACGCGGCTCGTCGACTTCCTGCGCCGGCCGCATGACCCGCTCGTCGATCAGGGCCTCACCCGCATCACGCTGCTGCCTTCGACTGCGCGGACGCAATTCGCGGTTGCCAGCGCCATTCGTATTCTCGCCGAACGCGAAGCCGCATTTCGCAGCAATGACGTATTGAAGACCGCGCTCAATCTGGGCCTGAAGGGCGTGACCCATGAAAAGGTCGAGCGGCGCATGGCGCAGCTTGCCGAGAAGGGCGAACTGATCCCTGAAAAATCCGAACGCTACGACCGCGCGATCGATCTCGTCACCACGCGCGAAGCGCTGCGGCAGGAGCGGCGGATCCTGCTCGCGATGGATGCCGGCGTGGGGAAAGCGCGCCCCCCTGATGCCGGCCGATGTCGCGGGCGTCCGACTTCAGGAGCTCGCCGGGGAGCGGACGCTCAATCCCGAGCAACTGTCGGCGGCGATCCAGATGGTGTCGTCTGA
- a CDS encoding type IV secretion system DNA-binding domain-containing protein encodes MANEQAGNPRPRNPRPWSGHGDAKRNAGHFTRGSQLIGHQWSMWLRGARVPFFVWAGLFALILWARLTVVLDNYEFQMISMKALAGAWDYIGLSDMKPVNVTLKSGAVLHTYMGYVPYIADVEIAWAKLIRSLIGSFLFASALTGPFTLWFVKWARHRGEAILADHHERGVELVESDDLRRMIERHNAARLRERAHDNCPDLSVTEAKALPWPDRKKYGLFPSYSFGTLPFPLGHEQSHAMVIGTTGSGKTTALRGLVKQAFERGDSCVIFDLTGHYMEAFYEPTRDHVLNLNDARCETWSVFNDCDTQSEFVSAASALIPPEHGSDGGFWEKAARMLFVEMCVKLKAQGLGTNKALSDELLKASLKRIYARLKGTVADPLTSPDAARMAQSIRAVLNAHGEALRFLPENGSPFSIRDWIRREEKAGSILFITAQYVHLDMTRPLLTLWMNIAINTMMTLKHTRTLRTWFVFDELGALHQLPALTRGLQTARSYGGAFVLGVHSFAGLREVYGENGARNIISLTGSKLILRTSDRDTAEECSKLIGFQKVRTMDEAYSYGAHQTRDASTISPTTKEEALVIADDFTSLMNLHGYVRFPERFPSAHIKMDYVHYPVIAEGFEPAPLPPVVAPGSGGDGDDDDDETAEEAGGRDGAEAKLREADLRLVDLEQDGILWRPREEGASEAEPRIEEDLARLPAGSERPVATRTDRQDPPARADELRQADRAGRPRTSLRDSGALENQRRPGSDADREPARQNDRPVQAGTKAAAREERSGEPSSSAKQVRRELQLDFGDDEHRRGSGAEIDTETPDLDDGMDIEP; translated from the coding sequence ATGGCAAATGAACAGGCCGGCAATCCGAGGCCACGCAATCCCAGGCCCTGGTCGGGGCACGGCGATGCCAAACGCAACGCCGGCCACTTCACCCGCGGCTCGCAGCTCATCGGTCATCAGTGGTCGATGTGGTTGCGGGGCGCGCGCGTACCATTCTTCGTCTGGGCCGGTCTATTCGCGCTCATCCTGTGGGCGCGCCTCACTGTCGTGCTCGACAATTACGAGTTCCAGATGATCAGCATGAAGGCGCTTGCCGGCGCCTGGGACTATATCGGGCTCTCGGATATGAAGCCCGTAAACGTGACGCTGAAGAGCGGCGCCGTGCTCCACACCTACATGGGTTACGTGCCCTATATTGCCGACGTCGAGATCGCGTGGGCCAAGCTCATCCGCTCGCTGATCGGCAGCTTCCTGTTCGCCTCTGCGCTGACCGGACCCTTCACATTGTGGTTCGTCAAATGGGCGCGTCATCGCGGCGAGGCGATCCTTGCCGATCACCACGAACGCGGCGTCGAACTCGTCGAGAGCGACGACCTCAGGCGCATGATCGAGCGCCACAATGCGGCGCGGCTGCGCGAGCGCGCGCATGACAATTGCCCTGATCTGAGCGTCACCGAAGCCAAGGCGCTACCGTGGCCCGACCGAAAGAAATACGGTCTCTTTCCCTCCTATTCGTTCGGCACGCTGCCCTTTCCGCTAGGACATGAGCAGAGCCATGCCATGGTCATCGGCACGACGGGTTCGGGCAAGACGACCGCGCTTCGCGGGCTCGTCAAACAGGCGTTCGAGCGCGGCGACAGCTGCGTCATTTTCGATCTAACCGGCCACTACATGGAGGCGTTCTACGAGCCTACACGCGACCACGTTCTCAACCTAAATGACGCCCGCTGCGAAACCTGGTCGGTCTTCAACGACTGCGACACGCAGAGCGAATTCGTCTCGGCGGCCTCCGCCCTGATCCCGCCCGAGCATGGTAGTGACGGCGGGTTCTGGGAGAAGGCGGCACGCATGCTCTTCGTCGAGATGTGCGTCAAATTGAAGGCGCAGGGGCTCGGCACCAACAAGGCGCTGTCCGACGAATTATTGAAAGCCAGCCTCAAGCGGATCTACGCACGGCTCAAGGGTACCGTCGCCGATCCGCTGACTTCTCCCGACGCGGCGCGGATGGCGCAGTCGATCCGCGCCGTGCTCAATGCCCACGGCGAGGCGCTGCGCTTCCTGCCCGAGAACGGCTCGCCGTTTTCGATCCGCGACTGGATCCGGCGTGAGGAAAAGGCGGGCTCGATCCTCTTCATCACGGCGCAATATGTGCATCTCGACATGACCCGTCCGCTGCTCACGCTGTGGATGAATATCGCCATCAATACGATGATGACGCTCAAGCACACGCGGACCTTGCGGACCTGGTTCGTGTTCGACGAACTCGGCGCGCTCCATCAGCTCCCAGCGCTCACGCGGGGCTTGCAAACCGCGCGCAGCTACGGCGGCGCTTTCGTGCTCGGCGTGCACAGTTTTGCCGGGCTACGCGAAGTCTACGGCGAGAACGGCGCGCGCAACATCATCAGCCTGACCGGCTCGAAGTTGATCCTCAGGACAAGCGACCGCGACACCGCAGAAGAGTGCTCGAAGCTCATCGGATTCCAGAAGGTGCGCACGATGGACGAGGCCTATTCCTATGGCGCCCACCAGACCCGCGATGCCTCGACCATCTCACCGACGACCAAGGAAGAGGCCCTGGTCATCGCCGACGACTTCACCAGCCTGATGAACCTCCACGGCTATGTCCGCTTCCCCGAGCGCTTTCCTTCGGCCCATATCAAGATGGACTACGTCCACTATCCGGTGATCGCCGAGGGGTTCGAGCCGGCCCCGCTGCCGCCGGTCGTTGCGCCTGGGTCCGGCGGTGATGGCGACGATGACGATGATGAGACCGCGGAGGAGGCGGGCGGCCGCGACGGTGCCGAGGCCAAGCTGCGCGAAGCCGACCTGCGTCTCGTCGACCTCGAGCAGGATGGCATCCTCTGGCGCCCGCGCGAGGAAGGAGCCTCCGAAGCCGAGCCGCGCATCGAGGAGGATCTTGCCCGACTCCCTGCAGGCAGCGAGCGGCCGGTAGCGACGCGAACCGACCGGCAGGATCCCCCGGCGAGGGCGGACGAGCTCCGTCAGGCCGATCGCGCCGGGCGGCCGCGTACCTCGCTGCGCGATAGCGGCGCCCTCGAAAACCAGCGTCGGCCTGGGTCCGACGCCGATCGCGAGCCCGCGCGGCAGAACGACCGCCCTGTTCAGGCCGGCACGAAGGCAGCGGCGAGGGAAGAGCGCTCCGGCGAACCAAGTTCTTCGGCCAAGCAGGTCCGGCGCGAGTTGCAGCTCGATTTTGGCGACGACGAACATCGCCGTGGGAGCGGGGCGGAGATCGACACCGAAACGCCCGATCTCGATGACGGCATGGACATCGAGCCGTGA
- a CDS encoding CopG family transcriptional regulator translates to MAVLYSLKFPEDVLERLTEFSAGTGVTKAEHIRAAVLQYLDFHAGKAANLQRLAELSEFNQLVLDQLVRLQFPDLRDKILDAVDERMEKFHGK, encoded by the coding sequence ATGGCTGTACTTTATTCACTGAAATTTCCGGAGGACGTTCTCGAACGTCTCACGGAATTCTCCGCCGGGACCGGCGTCACCAAGGCCGAGCACATTCGTGCGGCCGTGTTGCAATACCTCGATTTCCATGCGGGCAAGGCGGCGAACCTCCAGAGGCTCGCCGAGCTTAGCGAGTTCAACCAGCTCGTGCTCGACCAGCTGGTACGCCTGCAGTTTCCCGATCTGCGCGACAAGATTCTCGATGCCGTCGACGAGCGCATGGAGAAGTTCCATGGCAAATGA
- a CDS encoding EAL domain-containing protein → MLTINRSSTYRLCRFCSVEALVRWQHETRGLLRPDLFIPLAERNDRIARLTLHVLRQTIADISKWQLAGHSITAAVNVSAKLLTSEDFISQLRLIGAESIIDPVMLTFEVTESAAMHDPRAAGAALRSFRDMGIAISMDDYGTGQPTLTYLKQLPLDELKIDRSFVQFAHRNRADGVLVRSTVNLAHDLGLKVVAEGVEDADCLAFLQTIACDMAQGYYIGRPMETEDLQLLLGRPFVMAA, encoded by the coding sequence TTGCTCACTATCAACCGAAGCTCAACCTATAGACTGTGCAGATTTTGCAGCGTCGAGGCGTTAGTGCGCTGGCAACACGAAACACGGGGCCTGCTGCGCCCTGACCTCTTCATTCCACTCGCGGAACGTAATGACCGGATCGCGCGATTGACGCTCCACGTCCTACGGCAAACTATAGCAGATATCTCGAAATGGCAGTTAGCCGGACACAGCATAACGGCGGCGGTTAATGTGTCAGCCAAGCTGCTAACTTCGGAGGATTTTATTTCTCAGCTGCGCCTCATTGGCGCCGAAAGTATTATTGATCCTGTGATGCTGACCTTCGAGGTTACAGAATCCGCAGCTATGCACGATCCTCGAGCGGCGGGGGCCGCTCTGCGATCATTTCGTGATATGGGAATCGCTATTTCTATGGACGATTACGGAACGGGACAGCCTACGCTCACGTATCTTAAACAACTTCCCCTAGATGAACTTAAGATTGATCGAAGTTTCGTGCAGTTTGCTCACCGAAACCGGGCTGATGGCGTTTTGGTCCGCTCAACCGTTAATCTAGCACATGATCTGGGGCTAAAGGTGGTTGCAGAAGGTGTGGAAGATGCGGACTGTCTGGCTTTTCTACAAACGATTGCCTGCGATATGGCCCAGGGATATTACATCGGTCGACCTATGGAGACGGAAGATTTACAGCTTCTGTTAGGCCGGCCCTTCGTAATGGCGGCTTGA
- a CDS encoding site-specific integrase, producing the protein MTAIALKQIVTEALAEVGVDVASMRLPTGKPRETTWLGIEPGFGVRHYATGRNIYIVQTRMAGRLRTVTIGPASVITRHQATVVARRVLAYARVGLDPVTERKRIRSAPRFDDFLEEYWQRWSGRWKASTLVANEKYRRLYLDDAFPDIFIDALNEADVTRWFADLNNRMGPGGANRVVAILSSLLNKAESWGYRLENTNPCRAVRPNRKRKCERFLSRAELERLGEALARVRSSEDKVRPIAATAIALLLLTGCRAGEITSLQWQDLRGNRLKLRDSKTGPRTVWLGDEARALIDDLPRLKNIPWLFWSPRVTAPSLGNAAILMSLNRS; encoded by the coding sequence ATGACCGCCATTGCGTTAAAGCAGATCGTCACCGAGGCACTCGCGGAAGTTGGGGTCGATGTTGCCTCTATGCGGCTTCCTACGGGAAAGCCGCGCGAAACGACGTGGCTCGGCATCGAGCCTGGTTTTGGCGTTCGCCACTATGCCACCGGCCGCAACATCTACATCGTGCAGACGCGCATGGCGGGTCGGCTGCGCACCGTCACCATCGGCCCGGCGTCGGTCATAACGCGCCATCAGGCTACTGTCGTTGCACGGCGCGTACTGGCTTATGCGCGGGTCGGCCTCGATCCGGTGACCGAGCGCAAGCGTATCCGGAGTGCGCCCCGCTTCGACGACTTTCTTGAGGAATACTGGCAGCGCTGGTCGGGGCGCTGGAAGGCTTCGACCCTAGTGGCCAACGAGAAATACCGCAGGCTCTACCTCGATGATGCCTTTCCCGACATCTTCATCGATGCGCTGAACGAGGCGGACGTCACCAGATGGTTCGCAGACCTCAACAACCGGATGGGCCCTGGCGGAGCAAACCGGGTAGTCGCGATACTGAGCAGCCTGCTCAACAAGGCGGAGAGTTGGGGCTACCGCCTGGAAAACACCAATCCGTGCCGGGCCGTCCGTCCCAACCGCAAGCGCAAGTGCGAGCGGTTTTTGAGCCGCGCAGAACTGGAGCGGTTGGGCGAGGCGTTGGCTCGGGTGCGGTCGAGCGAAGACAAGGTGAGGCCGATCGCGGCGACGGCCATTGCCTTGCTGCTGCTGACGGGATGTCGGGCCGGTGAGATCACCAGCCTGCAATGGCAGGACTTACGGGGAAATCGATTGAAGTTAAGGGACAGCAAGACCGGCCCGCGCACGGTTTGGCTGGGGGACGAAGCGCGGGCGCTGATCGATGATCTCCCGAGGCTGAAGAACATTCCGTGGCTTTTCTGGAGCCCCCGCGTCACCGCGCCCTCGCTTGGCAATGCCGCAATTCTGATGAGCTTGAACCGAAGTTGA
- a CDS encoding site-specific integrase: protein MSEVRDLRWDWVRPPHLALPDSKTGPKTIWLNSQALAILEAQPRHENCPYVFPNASGTAPLRLDNWWPHFRRMCALPDLRIHDLRHSFASAAIMDNVPLATIGKLLGHVLPETTAKYAHLSDEVIADAAVRISGNLAQAIGLRP, encoded by the coding sequence GTGAGCGAAGTTCGAGACTTGCGCTGGGATTGGGTGCGGCCGCCACATCTCGCTTTGCCCGATAGCAAAACCGGCCCCAAAACCATCTGGCTGAACAGCCAGGCGCTGGCGATTTTGGAAGCGCAGCCCCGACACGAAAACTGCCCGTATGTATTCCCCAATGCGAGCGGGACCGCACCGCTCCGCCTGGACAACTGGTGGCCACATTTCAGGCGAATGTGTGCGCTGCCGGATTTGCGTATCCATGATTTGCGTCACAGTTTTGCGTCCGCCGCCATCATGGACAATGTTCCGTTGGCGACGATCGGCAAGCTTCTGGGGCATGTTCTGCCCGAGACGACCGCCAAGTATGCGCATCTCTCCGACGAGGTGATCGCCGACGCGGCAGTGAGAATCTCGGGCAACCTTGCTCAGGCGATAGGGCTGCGCCCATGA